The following proteins are encoded in a genomic region of Variovorax paradoxus:
- a CDS encoding aconitate hydratase — MAKAPAHAFASTLKTFKTPSGAAGKYWSLKELAKQYPSVNRLPVSIRIVLESVLRNCDGQKVLPKHVEELAHWAPNADRVDEIPFVVTRVVLQDFTGVPLLADLAAMRSVAAKLGKSPKTIEPLVPVDLVVDHSVMVDYYGTPKALDLNMKLEFQRNNERYQFMKWGMQAFDTFRVVPPGFGIVHQVNLEYFARGVYKSSSDNAEVPVYYPDSLVGTDSHTTMINGVGVVGWGVGGIEAEAAMLGQPVYMLTPDVVGFELTGKLREGVTATDLVLYVTAILRAEKVVGKFVEFFGPGAASIGVPDRATIGNMAPEYGATMGFFPVDEATVAYFEGTGRTREEVERFEAYYKAQGLFGMPAPGDIDYTKIVKLDLGTVSPSLAGPKRPQDRIDLGHLSTKFSELFSKPNDANGFNQPVERLKLRYPLTTSGQGNDNEAAPPPPGAPREVVEMVANRSTKAAAHVNATAPAAPKSGVTIGNGDVLIAAITSCTNTSNPSVMLAAGLLAKKAVEAGLTVKPHVKTSLAPGSRIVTEYLEKAGLLPYLEKLGFYLAGYGCTTCIGNAGDLTPEINDAIIKNDLVGAAVLSGNRNFEARIHPNLKANFLASPPLVVAFAIAGNVMVDLMTEPVGKGKNGKDVYLGDIWPTPKEIDDNLRHAMNAKSFRENYDKVKTDPGKFWSSIKGTTGQVYDWPESTYIAEPPFFQGFKMEPHASDAGFKGARIMALFGDSITTDHISPAGSIKESSPAGIWLKAHGVAKADFNSYGSRRGNHDVMMRGTFANVRIKNLMIPPDINGTQEEGGVTLFQPAASEGAQSAPQKMFIYDAAMKYMEQGIPTVVFGGEEYGTGSSRDWAAKGTQLLGIKAVVARSFERIHRANLVGMGVLPLQFRGADSWQTLGLTGEEKIDVVIGGELKPQMDVKLVVHRADGTHQEVTVRLRIDTPIEVDYYKHGGILPFVLRQLLAA; from the coding sequence ATGGCCAAAGCACCGGCGCACGCCTTTGCGTCCACCCTCAAGACCTTCAAGACCCCGTCCGGCGCAGCCGGCAAATACTGGTCCCTGAAGGAGCTGGCCAAGCAATATCCCTCCGTGAACCGGCTGCCGGTATCGATTCGCATCGTGCTCGAGTCGGTGCTGCGCAACTGCGACGGACAGAAGGTCTTGCCCAAGCATGTCGAAGAACTGGCCCACTGGGCGCCCAATGCAGACCGCGTCGACGAAATTCCTTTCGTCGTGACCCGCGTGGTGCTGCAGGACTTCACCGGCGTGCCGCTCCTGGCCGACCTGGCCGCCATGCGCAGCGTGGCCGCCAAGCTCGGCAAGTCGCCCAAGACCATCGAGCCGCTGGTGCCGGTGGACCTGGTGGTCGACCACTCGGTGATGGTCGACTACTACGGCACGCCCAAGGCGCTCGACCTCAACATGAAGCTGGAGTTCCAGCGCAACAACGAGCGCTACCAGTTCATGAAGTGGGGCATGCAGGCCTTCGACACCTTCCGTGTCGTGCCGCCCGGCTTCGGCATCGTGCACCAGGTCAACCTTGAGTACTTTGCGCGCGGCGTCTACAAGAGCTCGAGCGACAACGCAGAGGTGCCGGTGTACTACCCCGACTCGCTGGTCGGCACCGACAGCCACACCACCATGATCAACGGCGTGGGCGTGGTCGGCTGGGGCGTGGGCGGCATCGAGGCCGAGGCCGCCATGCTTGGCCAGCCGGTGTACATGCTGACGCCCGACGTGGTGGGCTTCGAACTCACCGGCAAGCTGCGCGAAGGCGTCACGGCCACCGACCTGGTGCTGTACGTCACGGCCATCCTGCGGGCCGAAAAAGTGGTGGGCAAGTTCGTCGAATTCTTCGGCCCCGGCGCTGCTTCGATCGGCGTGCCGGACCGTGCGACGATCGGGAACATGGCGCCCGAGTACGGCGCCACCATGGGCTTCTTCCCGGTCGACGAAGCCACCGTGGCGTACTTCGAAGGCACCGGCCGCACCAGGGAGGAAGTGGAGCGCTTCGAGGCCTACTACAAGGCGCAAGGCCTGTTCGGCATGCCGGCGCCGGGCGACATCGACTACACCAAGATCGTCAAGCTCGACCTCGGCACCGTGTCGCCGAGCCTCGCGGGCCCGAAGCGGCCGCAAGACCGCATCGACTTGGGCCATCTATCGACCAAGTTCTCCGAACTCTTCAGCAAGCCCAACGACGCCAACGGCTTCAACCAGCCCGTCGAGCGGCTGAAGCTGCGCTATCCGCTGACCACGAGCGGCCAGGGCAACGACAACGAGGCCGCACCGCCGCCGCCCGGTGCGCCGCGCGAAGTGGTCGAGATGGTGGCGAACCGGTCGACCAAGGCCGCAGCTCATGTGAACGCCACGGCGCCTGCGGCGCCCAAGAGCGGTGTGACCATCGGCAACGGCGACGTGCTGATTGCGGCCATCACTTCGTGCACCAACACCTCCAACCCGAGCGTGATGCTTGCGGCCGGCCTGCTGGCCAAGAAGGCAGTGGAGGCGGGCCTCACGGTCAAGCCGCACGTCAAGACTTCTCTGGCGCCCGGTTCGCGCATCGTCACCGAATATCTCGAGAAGGCCGGCCTGCTGCCGTACCTCGAGAAGCTCGGCTTCTACCTGGCCGGCTACGGCTGCACCACCTGCATCGGCAATGCGGGCGACCTCACGCCCGAGATCAACGACGCCATCATCAAGAACGACTTGGTCGGCGCGGCCGTGCTTTCGGGCAACCGCAACTTCGAGGCGCGCATTCATCCGAACCTGAAGGCCAACTTCCTGGCTTCGCCCCCACTGGTGGTGGCCTTTGCGATTGCGGGCAATGTGATGGTCGACCTCATGACCGAGCCGGTCGGCAAGGGCAAGAACGGCAAGGACGTGTACCTGGGCGACATCTGGCCCACGCCAAAGGAGATCGACGACAACTTGCGCCATGCGATGAACGCCAAGTCGTTCCGCGAGAACTACGACAAGGTCAAGACCGACCCCGGCAAGTTCTGGAGCAGCATCAAGGGCACCACGGGCCAGGTCTACGACTGGCCCGAGTCGACCTACATCGCCGAGCCGCCGTTCTTCCAAGGCTTCAAGATGGAGCCGCATGCGTCGGATGCGGGCTTCAAGGGCGCGCGGATCATGGCGCTCTTCGGCGACTCGATCACCACCGACCACATCTCGCCCGCCGGCTCGATCAAGGAGAGCTCGCCAGCGGGCATCTGGCTCAAGGCGCATGGAGTGGCCAAGGCCGACTTCAACAGCTACGGCTCGCGGCGCGGCAACCACGACGTGATGATGCGCGGCACCTTCGCCAACGTGCGCATCAAGAACCTGATGATTCCGCCCGACATCAACGGCACGCAGGAAGAGGGCGGCGTGACGCTGTTCCAGCCCGCTGCATCCGAAGGCGCACAAAGCGCGCCGCAGAAGATGTTCATCTACGACGCCGCCATGAAGTATATGGAGCAGGGCATCCCGACCGTGGTCTTCGGCGGCGAGGAATACGGCACCGGCTCGTCGCGCGACTGGGCCGCCAAGGGCACTCAGTTGCTGGGCATCAAGGCCGTGGTGGCGCGCAGCTTCGAGCGCATCCACCGCGCCAATCTCGTCGGCATGGGCGTGCTGCCGCTGCAGTTCCGCGGTGCCGATTCGTGGCAGACGCTGGGCCTCACGGGCGAAGAAAAGATCGACGTCGTCATCGGCGGCGAACTCAAGCCGCAGATGGACGTGAAGCTCGTCGTGCACCGCGCCGACGGCACGCACCAGGAAGTGACGGTGCGCCTGCGCATCGACACGCCGATCGAGGTCGACTACTACAAGCACGGCGGCATCCTGCCGTTCGTGCTGCGGCAGTTGCTGGCAGCTTGA
- a CDS encoding FeoA family protein translates to MTTPFPAAAAAVSIRLDELPSHRWATVVDVVRSADSEGQELALRLTEIGFVPGEAVRIVASGLPGREPLAVRLGHTTFALRRHEAALIQVTPGAANHG, encoded by the coding sequence ATGACCACTCCTTTTCCCGCAGCCGCTGCCGCTGTCTCTATTCGTCTGGACGAACTGCCCAGCCATCGATGGGCCACGGTCGTGGATGTCGTACGGTCGGCTGACTCCGAGGGGCAAGAGTTGGCACTGCGCCTGACCGAAATCGGCTTCGTGCCGGGCGAGGCCGTGCGCATCGTCGCCAGCGGCCTTCCAGGGCGCGAACCGTTGGCGGTGCGGCTGGGCCACACCACGTTTGCACTGCGCCGCCATGAAGCCGCGCTCATCCAAGTCACGCCGGGAGCCGCCAACCATGGTTGA
- a CDS encoding DUF4189 domain-containing protein, translating to MYYSPTNAYCGPDPNYRAPQQTPQRPAEVWQDRYGAIYLDWTQGALGTSSNMASRPAAETAALADCKARGGVGCKQLNSYRNSCAAFSAADAGYASASDRTLDAAKQASMEECKNKGNTKCHVYYTDCSQPVRIQ from the coding sequence ATGTACTACTCCCCGACGAACGCATATTGCGGGCCTGACCCAAACTATCGCGCGCCGCAACAAACTCCACAGCGGCCCGCTGAGGTTTGGCAGGATCGGTATGGGGCGATCTATCTAGATTGGACCCAGGGAGCGCTAGGAACCTCCTCGAACATGGCGAGCCGCCCTGCCGCCGAGACCGCGGCCTTGGCTGATTGCAAAGCCAGAGGTGGGGTTGGATGTAAGCAACTAAATTCCTATAGAAATAGTTGTGCGGCTTTCTCGGCGGCGGATGCCGGGTATGCATCTGCAAGCGACAGAACCCTTGATGCGGCCAAACAAGCATCAATGGAGGAATGCAAGAACAAGGGCAACACCAAGTGCCACGTCTACTACACCGATTGCAGCCAACCGGTTCGGATTCAATAG
- a CDS encoding DUF6587 family protein has protein sequence MEDMAQQLIVGLIVAAAAFYAVWRWMPAGWRRSAAHKLAAGTHRAGLVDQERADQLAASLAKTSGCGSCDSCGSCGPKATDKKDTEQAGRGELSTRGR, from the coding sequence ATGGAAGATATGGCACAGCAACTGATCGTCGGATTGATCGTCGCCGCCGCCGCGTTCTACGCGGTCTGGCGCTGGATGCCCGCGGGCTGGCGCCGCAGCGCCGCGCACAAGCTCGCGGCCGGCACGCACCGTGCGGGCCTTGTCGACCAGGAACGCGCCGACCAATTGGCGGCTTCGCTCGCCAAGACCTCGGGCTGCGGCTCTTGCGACAGCTGCGGCAGTTGCGGCCCCAAGGCCACCGACAAGAAAGACACTGAACAAGCGGGCCGCGGCGAGCTGTCCACGCGCGGCCGCTGA
- a CDS encoding FAD-dependent monooxygenase has translation MPAHILVVGGGIGGLATALALSRGHHRVDVFEQAAAFGEIGAGIQIGPNVTRRLHQLGLAEGLEAIAACPEALVVRSAGSGSELARLPLGDAMRQRYGAPYLCVHRADLHSLLLEAVRAQGTGTLVTDARIAQVETSDDLVCVSSSGARAWEGEALVCADGLWSVARQQLEVPSAAEPPRITGHTAWRGLAAQAALPQALRRQRVDVWLGPRLHVVAYPVRGGDWLNVVVIAESAPAGDARDWDQASSLDALQKATGRSGSGVQALLEAVPGWRAWTLSDRPPLASAAEMAHGRVALVGDAAHPMVPYLAQGAGMAIEDATALAEALGKGGAAEVPAAFAHYAEARWQRNALVQARARRNGRVFHATGAARLGRDLAMRTLGARLLDQRWLYGG, from the coding sequence ATGCCCGCACACATCCTCGTCGTCGGGGGCGGCATCGGGGGGCTCGCGACCGCATTGGCGCTGTCCCGCGGCCATCACCGGGTCGACGTCTTCGAACAGGCGGCCGCGTTCGGCGAAATCGGCGCCGGCATTCAGATCGGCCCCAACGTCACCCGGCGCCTCCATCAACTGGGCCTCGCCGAAGGCCTGGAGGCCATTGCCGCGTGCCCTGAAGCACTGGTGGTGCGAAGTGCCGGCAGCGGCAGCGAACTGGCCCGCCTGCCGCTGGGCGATGCCATGCGCCAGCGCTACGGCGCTCCTTATCTGTGCGTGCACCGTGCCGACCTGCATTCATTGCTGCTCGAAGCCGTGCGGGCGCAAGGCACGGGCACGCTGGTGACCGATGCGCGCATTGCGCAGGTCGAGACCAGCGACGATCTCGTGTGCGTATCGAGCAGCGGGGCGCGCGCCTGGGAGGGCGAGGCGCTGGTCTGCGCCGATGGCCTCTGGAGCGTGGCGCGCCAGCAGCTCGAAGTGCCCTCGGCCGCCGAGCCGCCCCGCATCACAGGCCATACCGCGTGGCGCGGCCTGGCGGCGCAGGCGGCGTTGCCGCAGGCTCTGCGCCGCCAGCGGGTCGATGTCTGGCTCGGGCCGCGCCTGCACGTGGTGGCCTACCCAGTGCGCGGTGGCGATTGGCTCAACGTGGTGGTGATCGCGGAGTCGGCCCCGGCGGGAGATGCGCGCGACTGGGACCAGGCCAGCAGCCTCGACGCGCTGCAGAAGGCCACGGGCCGCAGCGGAAGCGGTGTACAGGCCTTGCTCGAAGCCGTACCTGGCTGGCGCGCCTGGACGCTGAGCGACCGTCCGCCGCTCGCGTCCGCCGCAGAGATGGCTCACGGGCGCGTGGCGCTGGTGGGCGACGCCGCGCATCCGATGGTGCCTTATCTTGCGCAGGGCGCAGGCATGGCGATCGAGGACGCGACGGCTTTGGCCGAAGCGCTCGGCAAAGGCGGTGCGGCCGAGGTGCCCGCCGCATTTGCCCACTATGCCGAGGCGCGTTGGCAACGCAACGCCCTCGTGCAGGCGAGGGCCCGCCGCAATGGTCGGGTCTTTCATGCGACGGGCGCGGCGCGCCTGGGTCGCGACCTGGCCATGCGCACGCTGGGCGCACGGCTGCTGGACCAGCGCTGGCTGTACGGCGGCTGA
- a CDS encoding peptidoglycan-binding protein yields MAGETTPTSASAAVQASVKKRAESEKADLLSLADGKLVHHGGHAHKRASIGEVQTKLGQLGYTNPDKTPLATDGHMGRNTRGALKAFQHEHHLKETGTADSTTLKAIDATLKERGVQRQAAPTTEQSNDPKRWGPSQITDAAHPGNTLFKQAQAGMQAIDAKYGRNSDHQTDNAAGHVALKVQCAGMQCIDHLVLGGTSGDKIIAVQGKLGSGLSKVVSVDTVEALNTPLAQSSQASAEVHAQQQSRRSEQVNQPVQTQEAPAMSR; encoded by the coding sequence ATGGCAGGCGAAACAACACCGACATCAGCATCGGCAGCCGTACAGGCTTCTGTGAAGAAGCGTGCCGAGAGCGAGAAGGCGGATCTGCTGAGTTTGGCGGATGGCAAGCTCGTCCATCATGGCGGTCACGCGCACAAGCGGGCTTCCATCGGCGAAGTTCAAACCAAGCTCGGGCAGTTGGGCTATACCAATCCTGACAAGACTCCTCTCGCGACCGATGGCCACATGGGTCGCAACACGCGCGGGGCGCTCAAGGCCTTTCAGCACGAGCACCATCTCAAGGAAACCGGCACTGCAGATTCCACCACTCTGAAGGCGATCGACGCTACGCTCAAAGAGCGAGGAGTTCAGAGGCAGGCAGCACCGACGACCGAGCAGAGTAATGACCCGAAGCGCTGGGGACCGTCGCAGATCACCGACGCCGCCCATCCCGGCAACACGCTGTTCAAGCAGGCCCAGGCCGGCATGCAGGCGATCGATGCCAAGTACGGGCGCAACTCGGATCACCAGACCGACAACGCTGCAGGCCACGTGGCGCTGAAGGTGCAATGTGCCGGCATGCAGTGCATCGACCATTTGGTGTTGGGCGGCACCAGCGGCGACAAGATCATTGCCGTACAGGGCAAGCTCGGAAGCGGGCTGTCGAAGGTGGTTTCTGTGGACACGGTGGAGGCGCTGAACACGCCGCTGGCGCAGAGTTCACAGGCCTCGGCCGAGGTGCATGCCCAGCAGCAGAGCCGACGCTCGGAGCAGGTGAATCAGCCTGTCCAGACGCAAGAGGCTCCGGCCATGTCTCGCTGA
- a CDS encoding type IV secretion system protein produces the protein MSAIALLVLTLIVLTKGFRILTGRSQESLMGMVLEMSRNALIVIAASTMAMGNIPLKQLLLTDLPNGINHLVTGDDDSPEKSIDKNLAYTAVIMGAMDGAQGLNAGISAENVASAGRASLIAVLGAAGPPMTAGAMLLMYTFAITLFVGLGPIFILCLLHDSTKQLFHGWLKYGLATMFSLAVLSFMTSVIMEMMFKVAGALWSAGAINGLLRLGDGGAGLTSQAMQQGGIGLLMTVLLVTAPPMAASFFGATIGQFSSVSQVAGGGGAQANASGQPGQAGYQPAVGTPPERGGEAPSASNRLPPSRASTEPPRDEVRTASVPPLPPSKALKVNGEA, from the coding sequence ATGAGCGCCATCGCACTGCTCGTGCTGACGCTCATCGTTCTCACCAAGGGCTTTCGCATCCTCACCGGCCGCTCCCAGGAGTCCCTCATGGGCATGGTGCTGGAGATGAGCCGCAACGCGCTCATCGTGATAGCGGCCAGCACCATGGCGATGGGCAACATCCCGCTCAAGCAACTGCTGCTGACGGACTTGCCCAACGGCATCAACCACCTGGTCACGGGCGACGACGATTCGCCCGAGAAGTCCATCGACAAGAACCTGGCCTACACCGCGGTGATCATGGGCGCCATGGATGGGGCCCAGGGCCTGAACGCCGGCATCAGCGCCGAGAACGTAGCCTCGGCCGGTCGCGCTTCGCTGATCGCCGTGCTCGGGGCGGCCGGCCCGCCCATGACGGCCGGGGCGATGCTGCTGATGTACACCTTCGCCATCACCTTGTTCGTGGGGCTGGGGCCCATCTTCATCCTGTGCCTGCTGCACGACAGCACCAAGCAGCTGTTTCATGGGTGGCTCAAGTACGGGCTGGCGACCATGTTCAGCCTGGCGGTGCTCAGTTTCATGACCTCGGTGATCATGGAGATGATGTTCAAGGTGGCGGGGGCGCTGTGGTCGGCCGGCGCCATCAACGGCTTGCTGCGACTGGGCGACGGCGGCGCGGGGCTGACCAGCCAGGCGATGCAGCAAGGCGGCATTGGGCTGTTGATGACGGTGCTGCTGGTGACCGCGCCGCCGATGGCAGCGAGTTTCTTCGGGGCGACGATCGGGCAGTTCTCCAGCGTGTCGCAGGTGGCGGGCGGGGGCGGGGCGCAGGCCAATGCTTCTGGACAACCGGGGCAAGCGGGGTATCAGCCGGCAGTTGGAACGCCCCCCGAACGAGGGGGTGAGGCGCCTTCTGCTAGCAACCGTTTACCCCCTTCTCGCGCCTCGACAGAGCCCCCGCGCGATGAGGTCAGGACTGCGTCCGTTCCTCCACTACCTCCATCGAAGGCACTCAAGGTCAATGGGGAAGCATGA
- a CDS encoding helix-turn-helix domain-containing protein, translating into MNTPRTHSSKAGQPGARDPFGAHLRHWRTHRRLSQLDLAQEAEVSTRHLSYVETGRAAPSREMVLRLAERLEVPLRERNALLVAAGFAPMYRQRSLDDPALASARRAVDLVLKGHEPFPALAVDRHWNLVAHNALVPLLMAGAAPELVQAPVNVLRLSLHPDGLASRIANLAQWRAHLLDRLQQQIAATGDTVLQALHDELEDYPTPQVSHDAPAANTELSGVVVPFQLVTPNGVLSFISTTTIFGTPVDVTLQELAVESFFPADAQTAAALTALAAQPARRTGNT; encoded by the coding sequence ATGAATACGCCCCGCACCCACTCGTCCAAGGCCGGCCAGCCCGGCGCCCGCGACCCGTTCGGCGCGCACCTGCGGCACTGGCGCACCCATCGCCGGCTGAGCCAGCTCGATCTCGCGCAGGAGGCCGAGGTTTCGACGCGCCACCTGAGCTATGTGGAAACCGGCCGCGCCGCACCCAGCCGCGAAATGGTGCTGCGACTGGCGGAGCGGCTCGAAGTGCCGCTGCGCGAGCGCAATGCGCTGCTGGTCGCCGCCGGCTTCGCGCCGATGTACCGGCAGCGCTCGCTCGACGACCCCGCCCTGGCTTCGGCACGCCGCGCGGTGGACCTGGTGCTGAAGGGCCACGAGCCGTTTCCCGCCCTGGCGGTCGACCGCCACTGGAACCTCGTGGCGCACAACGCGTTGGTGCCGCTGCTGATGGCCGGCGCGGCGCCGGAGCTGGTGCAGGCCCCGGTCAACGTGCTGCGCCTGAGCCTGCATCCCGACGGCCTCGCCTCGCGCATCGCCAATCTTGCGCAATGGCGCGCCCACCTGCTCGATCGGCTGCAGCAGCAGATCGCCGCGACCGGCGACACGGTGCTGCAGGCGCTGCACGACGAACTCGAGGACTACCCCACGCCCCAGGTGAGCCATGACGCGCCCGCCGCGAACACGGAACTGTCGGGCGTCGTGGTGCCCTTTCAGCTGGTCACGCCGAACGGCGTGCTGAGCTTCATCAGCACCACCACCATCTTCGGCACGCCGGTGGATGTCACGCTGCAGGAACTGGCGGTGGAGTCGTTCTTTCCGGCCGATGCGCAGACGGCTGCGGCGCTGACTGCCCTGGCGGCGCAGCCGGCCCGACGGACCGGCAATACCTGA
- a CDS encoding metallophosphoesterase family protein yields the protein MIRVGLISDTHGLLRPQAVAALQGCDFIVHGGDIGDAAILETLRAIGPLTVVRGNNDREPWAADIPETAFLQVCDVLIYAVHDLSQIDIDPAGPKVRVVVSGHSHRPKIEERGGVLYVNPGSAGPRRFKLPIAVAELIVVGDAVTARIVELA from the coding sequence TTGATTCGCGTCGGACTTATTTCCGATACCCACGGCCTTCTACGGCCGCAGGCTGTTGCAGCCCTGCAAGGATGCGACTTCATCGTGCATGGCGGGGACATCGGCGATGCGGCCATCCTCGAGACGCTGCGGGCCATCGGACCGTTGACGGTCGTTCGAGGCAACAACGACCGTGAACCTTGGGCCGCCGACATTCCCGAAACCGCGTTCCTGCAGGTTTGCGATGTGCTGATCTACGCAGTGCACGACCTGTCGCAGATCGATATCGATCCTGCCGGCCCCAAGGTTCGTGTCGTGGTGTCGGGCCACTCCCACAGGCCGAAGATCGAGGAGCGTGGTGGCGTCCTTTACGTCAACCCGGGCAGTGCGGGCCCGCGCCGATTCAAATTGCCGATCGCTGTCGCCGAGCTCATCGTGGTGGGCGATGCGGTTACGGCGCGGATTGTCGAACTGGCTTGA
- the feoB gene encoding ferrous iron transporter B encodes MVEAVIQGPGRLAPTAQPARVALLGNPNCGKTALFNLLTGSRQKVANYAGVTVERKEGTLRTASGRRVFVLDLPGAYSLNALSADEAVTRDVVTGKSSEPLPDLLVCVTDATNLRLNLRLVLEAKRLGLPMVVALNMTDMAKKQGIAVDTAVLSRELGVPVIETVGVHSGGAQGLLEALDAPVAAAAPRPWQAPGLDDVLATQREVRRILGMAVREPVGSLATSDRIDRVVMHPVWGMLVLAVTMFLMFQAVFSWANVPMDAIKAGTEGLGGLLKTRMPEGMLQSLLVDGVIAGVGGVVVFLPQILILFLFILALEDSGYLPRAAFLLDRVMGTVGLSGRSFIPLLSSFACAIPGVMATRTISNWRDRITTIMIAPLMTCSARLPVYALLIAAFIPARTVGGVFNLQGVVLFALYVFGIVSAMAVAWVMKRFRDSKQHSPLMMELPAYRWPNLRNLALGLYERAWIFIQRVGTIILTLTILLWFLSTFPSPPEGATGSAIQYSLAGMIGRGLEHIFAPIGFNWQISIALVPGMAAREVAVGALGTVYALSASGDDVAGQLEPLIAGSWSLATALSLLVWYVFAPQCISTLAAVKRETGSWKYVWIMAGYLFALAYAACFITYRVAVALGAG; translated from the coding sequence ATGGTTGAAGCCGTCATCCAGGGTCCCGGCCGCCTCGCACCCACAGCGCAGCCGGCGCGCGTCGCGCTGCTCGGCAATCCGAATTGCGGCAAGACCGCGCTCTTCAATCTGCTCACCGGCAGCCGCCAGAAAGTAGCCAACTACGCCGGCGTCACGGTCGAGCGCAAAGAAGGCACGCTCCGCACGGCCTCGGGCCGCCGCGTGTTCGTGCTCGACCTGCCGGGCGCCTACAGCCTCAACGCGCTCAGTGCCGACGAGGCCGTGACGCGCGACGTGGTCACCGGCAAGAGCAGCGAGCCATTGCCCGACCTGCTGGTGTGCGTGACCGACGCCACCAACCTGCGGCTCAACCTGCGGCTCGTGCTCGAGGCCAAGCGCCTCGGCCTGCCGATGGTGGTGGCGCTCAACATGACCGACATGGCGAAGAAGCAGGGCATTGCGGTCGACACGGCCGTGCTCTCGCGCGAACTCGGCGTGCCGGTCATAGAGACCGTCGGCGTGCACTCAGGCGGCGCACAGGGCCTGCTCGAGGCCCTCGATGCGCCCGTGGCCGCCGCCGCGCCGCGGCCCTGGCAGGCGCCGGGGCTCGACGACGTGCTGGCCACGCAGCGCGAAGTGCGCCGCATCCTCGGCATGGCCGTGCGCGAGCCGGTCGGAAGCCTGGCCACCAGCGACCGCATCGACCGCGTCGTGATGCACCCTGTGTGGGGCATGCTGGTGCTCGCGGTCACGATGTTCCTGATGTTCCAGGCCGTGTTCAGCTGGGCCAACGTGCCGATGGACGCCATCAAGGCCGGCACCGAAGGCCTTGGCGGGTTGCTCAAGACCCGCATGCCCGAAGGCATGCTGCAGAGCCTGCTGGTCGACGGCGTCATTGCCGGCGTGGGCGGCGTGGTCGTGTTCCTGCCGCAGATCCTGATCCTGTTCCTGTTCATCCTGGCGCTGGAAGACTCGGGTTACCTGCCGCGTGCCGCGTTCCTGCTCGACCGCGTGATGGGCACCGTGGGGCTTTCGGGCCGTTCCTTCATTCCGCTGCTGTCGAGCTTTGCTTGCGCCATTCCCGGCGTGATGGCCACGCGCACCATCAGCAACTGGCGCGACCGCATCACCACCATCATGATTGCGCCGCTCATGACCTGTTCGGCGCGCCTGCCGGTGTATGCGCTGCTGATCGCGGCCTTCATTCCGGCGCGCACCGTGGGCGGCGTGTTCAACCTGCAGGGCGTGGTGCTGTTCGCCCTGTATGTGTTCGGCATCGTCTCGGCGATGGCGGTGGCCTGGGTGATGAAGCGCTTTCGCGACAGCAAGCAGCACTCGCCGCTGATGATGGAGCTGCCGGCGTACCGCTGGCCCAACCTGCGAAACCTGGCGCTGGGCCTCTACGAGCGCGCATGGATTTTCATTCAGCGCGTGGGCACGATCATCCTCACGCTCACCATCCTGCTGTGGTTCCTGTCGACGTTTCCGTCGCCGCCGGAGGGCGCCACGGGGTCGGCCATCCAATACAGCCTGGCCGGCATGATCGGACGTGGCCTCGAGCACATTTTTGCGCCCATCGGCTTCAACTGGCAGATCTCCATCGCGCTGGTGCCGGGCATGGCGGCGCGCGAGGTGGCGGTGGGCGCGCTCGGCACGGTGTACGCACTCTCGGCCAGCGGCGACGACGTGGCGGGCCAGCTCGAGCCGCTGATCGCGGGCAGCTGGTCGCTGGCGACGGCGCTGTCGCTCTTGGTCTGGTACGTGTTTGCGCCGCAGTGCATCTCGACCCTGGCGGCCGTGAAGCGCGAAACCGGCTCGTGGAAGTACGTGTGGATCATGGCGGGCTACCTGTTCGCACTCGCCTATGCCGCATGCTTCATCACCTACCGCGTTGCCGTGGCGCTCGGAGCAGGTTAA
- a CDS encoding lysozyme inhibitor LprI family protein — MSNDRQKQVLLDAYTAGITSPAELAMQSCMKVEHAYQDKRLNAAYKKLLALLDKDKRGKLRADERIWLAYRKSHCAPDPDAGQADALSSFDCSTLETAKQAATLENRSSIERLKQ, encoded by the coding sequence ATGTCCAACGACCGACAAAAACAAGTTCTTTTGGATGCCTACACGGCGGGGATCACGTCTCCCGCGGAGTTGGCTATGCAAAGTTGCATGAAGGTTGAGCATGCTTATCAAGACAAGCGTCTGAACGCAGCCTATAAGAAATTGTTGGCTCTGCTTGACAAAGACAAGCGGGGCAAATTGCGCGCCGACGAAAGAATCTGGCTTGCCTATCGCAAATCCCACTGCGCGCCCGACCCTGACGCTGGACAAGCCGACGCTCTTTCGTCCTTCGATTGCTCCACTCTGGAAACCGCCAAGCAGGCGGCCACATTGGAAAACCGCTCGTCTATAGAGCGACTCAAGCAGTAA